From Plectropomus leopardus isolate mb chromosome 17, YSFRI_Pleo_2.0, whole genome shotgun sequence, a single genomic window includes:
- the emp2 gene encoding epithelial membrane protein 2 — MLIILAFIILFHLAAAILLFVSTIHNAWWVVSPPGRDVIYADLWYSCNSTCYPVENSHTADAAYLQAVQATMILATILCCVSFFVFILQLFRLQQGERFIFTAIIQLLASLCVMIAASIYTAQKDSFHVASLQQGSYGSSYILAWISFPMTLISGLMYLVLRKRK; from the exons ATGTTGATCATCTTAGCCTTCATCATCCTCTTCCACCTGGCTGCAGCCATCCTCCTCTTTGTTTCAACCATTCACAAT GCGTGGTGGGTGGTGTCGCCACCCGGACGTGATGTGATCTATGCTGACCTTTGGTACTCCTGTAACTCCACCTGCTATCCTGTGGAGAACAGCCATACTGCTGATGCAG CCTATCTGCAGGCCGTCCAGGCTACCATGATCCTGGCCACCATTTTATGTTGCGTCAGCTTCTTCGTCTTCATCCTTCAGCTCTTCAGGCTCCAACAGGGAGAAAGATTCATTTTCACCGCTATTATCCAGCTATTGGCCT cGCTATGTGTGATGATCGCAGCGTCCATCTACACAGCTCAGAAAGACAGCTTCCATGTGGCCAGTCTTCAGCAAGGCTCCTACGGCTCCTCCTATATCCTGGCCTGGATCAGCTTCCCCATGACTCTCATCAGCGGCCTCATGTACCTGGTGCTCAGGAAGCGCAAATAG